The following proteins are co-located in the Flammeovirga kamogawensis genome:
- the porW gene encoding type IX secretion system periplasmic lipoprotein PorW/SprE — protein MKQTFLKHINKYFFKSIFLTLLFISGSCQFYHDTATHYNSYFLAKEGMDLFEQEIFDENVDDYNDVLSILIPIDSNKTLSHKDQLDYIITKASRPIKFHKTSDWIDECYLLVGWVRLYEEDYDNALTTFKYINAKFPDPNSRHAALNALLRMFIELDEEANMTLVKDIIKQQKQPYNKLNTKEYHLNLAHYYRNKINFKKSIQHLRLAVDLEENKHKKARYYFILGQMFEEENKIDDAYKAYSKAEKLAKTNELEFQSDISAYSMQPVDFNDEKQAKKIQKYFDKKLKDHNNWDNRDKIYYEMGQFELRKPDYDRALNKFNESVQVSTSNKIQKGHSYLESGIIYYDQKKDYIAASAYYDSAIQNFDESVYGYEEIKEKAEYLRDLAKYIKIINDQERLLQLYDMNDEERSTFLEEEYQKEKDEIILRAQYAKENEKRKQRPATAESASFSNKETKEFYFYNTTAVAQGKAQFLKNWGSRPLEDNWRRSNKMDFASNDSNSPEQGNTSSETKGKSPKNNANNDEEENVDLFANLKSVEERKQEIPTSDEELVGINKKLADALFELGKVYLYKVKTPDNALTNFHRFLDNYPEDENAYEVAYLIYVICLDYEDCDSDVAKKYLIDNYPDCLYSKVLVNPNYVKETNERENYIRDLYASAYNLYLSGNYNASDKKLNELLNDFPQNTYEEKGRFLRVLLVGRTTKYYKIFKKSLEDYLKIYPEGEFSTIAEGMLNEITENRLKNGYIPGRYHDFEITIDE, from the coding sequence ATGAAGCAAACTTTTCTAAAACATATAAATAAATACTTTTTTAAATCAATATTTCTCACTCTTCTTTTTATAAGTGGAAGTTGTCAATTTTATCATGACACAGCTACGCATTACAATTCTTACTTTTTAGCTAAAGAAGGAATGGATTTATTTGAGCAAGAAATTTTTGATGAAAATGTAGATGATTATAATGATGTACTTTCAATTCTAATTCCTATTGATTCAAATAAAACATTGTCTCACAAAGATCAATTAGATTATATCATCACAAAAGCTTCAAGACCCATCAAGTTTCATAAAACTAGTGATTGGATTGATGAATGCTACCTTTTAGTAGGTTGGGTTAGATTATATGAAGAAGATTATGATAATGCATTAACTACATTTAAATACATCAATGCTAAATTTCCTGACCCGAACAGTAGACATGCTGCTTTGAATGCCTTATTAAGGATGTTTATAGAACTTGATGAAGAAGCCAACATGACTTTGGTTAAAGACATTATAAAACAACAAAAACAACCTTACAATAAATTAAACACAAAAGAGTATCATTTAAACTTAGCACATTACTATAGAAATAAAATCAATTTTAAAAAGTCTATACAACACCTAAGACTTGCTGTTGACTTGGAAGAAAACAAACATAAAAAAGCGCGCTATTATTTCATCTTAGGACAAATGTTTGAAGAAGAAAACAAAATTGATGATGCATACAAAGCTTATTCAAAAGCTGAAAAACTAGCTAAAACTAATGAGCTAGAGTTCCAATCTGACATTAGTGCATATAGTATGCAACCTGTTGATTTTAATGATGAAAAACAGGCTAAGAAGATTCAAAAATACTTTGATAAAAAACTCAAAGATCATAACAATTGGGACAATAGAGATAAAATCTATTATGAAATGGGGCAGTTTGAATTAAGGAAACCAGATTATGATAGAGCACTAAATAAATTTAATGAATCTGTTCAGGTTAGTACATCAAATAAAATTCAAAAAGGTCACTCTTACCTTGAGTCTGGGATAATATATTATGATCAGAAAAAGGATTACATCGCTGCATCTGCATATTATGATAGTGCAATTCAAAATTTTGATGAGTCTGTATATGGTTATGAAGAAATAAAAGAGAAAGCAGAATATTTGAGAGATTTAGCGAAATACATCAAAATAATTAATGATCAAGAGCGTCTTCTTCAATTATATGACATGAACGATGAAGAACGTTCTACTTTTCTAGAAGAAGAATATCAAAAAGAAAAAGATGAAATTATTTTAAGAGCTCAATATGCTAAAGAAAATGAAAAGAGAAAGCAACGTCCTGCTACTGCTGAATCTGCATCTTTTAGTAATAAAGAAACTAAAGAATTTTACTTCTACAATACCACAGCTGTTGCACAAGGAAAAGCTCAATTTCTAAAAAACTGGGGTTCTAGACCTTTAGAAGATAACTGGAGGCGTTCAAATAAAATGGACTTTGCATCAAATGATTCTAACTCTCCTGAACAAGGAAATACTTCTTCAGAAACAAAAGGAAAGAGTCCTAAAAATAATGCGAATAATGACGAAGAGGAAAATGTTGATCTTTTTGCTAATTTGAAATCAGTGGAAGAGAGAAAACAAGAAATCCCAACTTCTGATGAAGAGTTAGTAGGTATTAATAAAAAATTAGCTGATGCTCTTTTTGAATTGGGTAAAGTATATCTATATAAGGTAAAAACTCCTGATAATGCTCTTACAAATTTCCATCGCTTCTTGGATAATTACCCTGAAGATGAGAATGCATATGAGGTTGCATATCTAATCTATGTTATTTGTTTAGATTATGAAGATTGTGATTCTGATGTTGCTAAAAAATATTTAATTGATAACTATCCAGACTGTTTATACTCTAAAGTATTGGTAAACCCTAATTATGTTAAGGAAACAAATGAAAGAGAAAACTACATTAGAGATCTCTACGCTTCTGCCTATAACTTATATTTAAGTGGAAATTATAATGCTTCTGATAAAAAATTAAATGAACTTTTAAACGACTTCCCTCAAAATACATATGAAGAAAAAGGGCGCTTTTTACGTGTTTTGTTAGTAGGAAGAACAACTAAATATTACAAGATCTTTAAGAAATCTTTAGAAGATTACTTAAAAATATATCCTGAAGGGGAATTCTCTACTATTGCAGAAGGCATGTTAAATGAAATAACAGAAAATAGGTTGAAGAATGGTTACATTCCTGGCAGGTATCATGATTTTGAAATCACTATTGATGAATAA